CTTTGCCACCGCAGGGTGGTCCCATTAGACATAATATTTCCATTACTTTACAAATTAGGTTTATAAATCGTGTTAACAATGGGATTTTATTCAGCTTTTATAATTTTGCAAGTAATTTTATTATTTTCTTGTTTTATCTCTTAAATTTTATTAAAATATCATCATATAAGGATGAAAGGGAAGTTATGTTCTTAGAAAAAAATCAAAAAGGTAGATCTGCTATAGAAATGCTTGGTGTTTTAGGTATTATGGGTATTATTACTATGTTGGGTATTGGAGCTTATAATATTGCTACTAGAAACGTTAAGGGTAATAATATTAAAGCAGAAGTTTCAGCTATTGCTCAAAAAGTAAAAACTATTACTCAGCCAGCAGCTTATGGGGACTGGGGATCATCTAAAACTTATAAGTCAGCTTTTGTTGATACAGGACTTATGCCAGCTCATAATGGTATGGGTGTTGGTTTGGATACGAATGCGACTACGACTGGATATACTATTACGGGTATTGAAAATACCAGTTTTACGATTCATATCGGATTGAGGGATGATAAGGATTGTGCTATTGTTAAAGAACAAAATTGGAGTGAGGCTATAGACGTAAGTGATTGCGATTCTGAAGGCTTATCTATAACGTTTGAATAAAAGAATTTTATTAGGATTGAATTGTGTTTTTTTTTAAAAAACGCTTTTCTTTTCTTTGAACCTGTGTTATATTATACACAATATTGATATGTAATATGAAAAAAGGAGATTTTAATATGTTATCAAGACAAAATCAAAAAGGTAGATCTATGATCGAAATGCTTGGTGTGCTAGGTATTATGGCTGTTATCACAGTTCTAGGTATTACGGCATATACTATGGCTACAAGAAACGTTAAATCAAACAACATTAAAGCTGAAGTTGCTACTATTGCTCAACAAGTTAGAACAATGACTCAACCTTCAGAATTTAGTGAATGGGATGGTTCTACAAGAGATTATGAATCAGCATTCGTTGATACTGGCCTTATGAAAGAGTACAACGGTATGGGTGTTTCTGATGGTTATGAAATTATTGGTGAAGACAATGTTGGTTTCGCTATTGTTATTAATTTAGATGACGATGAAGATGCAGCTTTAGTTTACTCTATGGATTGGTCAAATGCTTCTGCAGTTCAATGTGTAGGTACAGCTCCAACATCTATAACAACAATACCAACAAGTGATGACTCTTGTGCTTCTAACGAACAAGAAATCGTTATTTATTATAATAACTAGTTTGTAATATATGGTTGTTAAAAGTCTCAACTTTGGTTGGGGCTTTTTTTTATTTTTGATGTTGAATAAAATCTTGTTTTATGTTATTTTTCCCCAGATTTTTTTAGAAATGAAAGGATATAAAATAATGTTATTAAAACAAAACGAAAAAGGTAGATCTATGATCGAAATGCTTGGTGTGCTAGGTA
This sequence is a window from Alphaproteobacteria bacterium. Protein-coding genes within it:
- a CDS encoding type II secretion system GspH family protein gives rise to the protein MLSRQNQKGRSMIEMLGVLGIMAVITVLGITAYTMATRNVKSNNIKAEVATIAQQVRTMTQPSEFSEWDGSTRDYESAFVDTGLMKEYNGMGVSDGYEIIGEDNVGFAIVINLDDDEDAALVYSMDWSNASAVQCVGTAPTSITTIPTSDDSCASNEQEIVIYYNN